From Punica granatum isolate Tunisia-2019 chromosome 1, ASM765513v2, whole genome shotgun sequence:
CATGCGTGAAAGATTCAATACAAAACACATGCTCTGGAGAGTGCATGCATTTCTACATTTACCttaagaaaaagacaaatcaGTCTCTTATAACTAAAAAACAGAGAATCTTCAACAGGTGAAGTGGATCAGAGTGCTGTATTCAGATTTCGAGACATTTACGAGGGATCAAGAGCGTCTGATATCGGAGGAGAATACATTTGATTATATTGAAGGATTCGTTATAATAAATAGAACAGGCCTCGTAAATAACTGGAGATCATCCTTCAGCCCGCAGGACCCAATTCAGGCCAGTGAGTTCAAATCAGAAGGGAGAACTCTCTTCTGCCTTGAAATGGCCAAGTACTACAAGCTGAGTGATTTGGACACAGCAATCAAGGTGATGCCTTTCTCTAAGTAGATGCATGAAACTGGTGAAAATAAATTGGTCTTAATGATAATAAACCGGTGGTTTTAATAAAtgttgcttttatatattcttgCAGGAAGTTGAGAGATTACTTTCTCAGTTAAATTACGTCTCGTCGACGCTTTTCCTATCAGAAGTTCCATATATAGAGTTCTTGGACAGAGTCCACGTATCAGAGATCAAACTACGGTCAAAGGGTCTGTGGGAAGTCCCACACCCATGGCTCAATCTTTTGATCCCAAGAAGCAAGATAGACATATTCGCAGCGGAAGTCTTTGGCAATATCCTAACAGACACGAGCAACGGGCCCATCCTCATATATCCAGTCAACAAATCAAAGTAATGGGTGGCAACAAAATAGGCTCTTAAtctttttcataataaaaaagtaaactgAGAAGGACTGATCCGatcatttttatcttttggCAGGTGGGACAATAGAACTTCTGTTGTTATTCCAGAAGAAGATATTTTTTACCTGGTGGCATTCCTTTCTTCTGCAATTCCCACTTCAACAGGAACTGATGGCTTAAAACACATACTAACTCAGAACACAAGAATATTAGATTTTTGTGAAAGAGCAAATCTTGGAGTGAAGCAATACTTGGCCCACTATACTAGGCAGGAAGATTGGAAGAACCATTTCGGTCCACACTGGGAATCCTTTGTACAGAGAAAATCTGCTTATGACCCTTTAGCCATTCTTGCCCCGGGGcaacaaatatttcataagGCAGCCCCCTTCTTGTGACCCTTttgctcttttccttttctttcttttgtcaaCTTAGAAGAGGAACCTCGCAGAAGGCGAGGGAGAACGCCTTAGTCACTTATACTGTAAATTTTTTGTGCTAGTTTATTTAAATCTCTTCCTCCTGACTTCTCAATTATCTTAAATATAAGAGAAGAATAGGAGGTGGTTGCGATTTTCTGTTAAACTAGTGGATGTAAGTGCCCTATTCTGGAAAGTAAATGTTGGAAACAAAGAGGAGGAAAGCAAATAGTTTTCAATTCATTGAAGAAGTTTTAATCAAATCACCGAGTAGAAGATGCTTttatggaaaaagaaatactCAAGTGATAAAAATACAGCGGCCACGATTTTAACTCTTTACATGCGGAAGCATCATGGAATCTCTACTAACATACTCAGGTAATCCAtaagtaaatgcggacgaaAGGACATTAACTTTGCTAGACAATCAAATAAAGCTACCAGGCCTATAACAAATTAGCTGCTGCTAATAGATTTCTAAGACTCGTTTTCTCAATATATTGATGACTTCAAATGGAGAAAATGATAGAGCCAACAATTTACCTTAAAAGGACCAATAGAAAGCAGTTAAGGCTTTCAAAATCAACCTTATTTAAGCAAACCTGGAATGTAATAAGCCAAGactcttttcaatttttagtaTGAGTGCATTCATTAATGGCTTCCTTCtccttattcttcttcttccgtctctgtatttttttttcctccctttGTTTATAAATGTACATTCACACAATTCAGTTCCACCAGCAATAACTTTCTGAAATTGATGATAACTTTCTGAGATGTTTTCACAGCCCACTCCAATAATAAAACAATTGGTCCGATGAGCATATGACATACATGTCATGGTACATAGgcaaaaggagaaagaaagcCAAAAAGGAGCAGACTTTAGGGCCTCAGAATAACTGGGGTCATGGGTCGTCTGTCAATGGTGCACAAGAAAACATGTTTCTTTTCCGTCACTGTACTTGTAATGTCTCTTGAAGTTTTAAGAGTGGACTCTGAACTGACAAAGGGGTCATCTTTAAGATTCCAAAAATTGCAGTGGCTCACATCGTTTGCATCTGCTTTTAGAACCAGTCAAACTGCCGAAGACATTTCGGATGAGTTTAGGCACTTATGATAAAGTGAAGGCCCAATTCAGGAATATTCGCAACGAAAAGGAATCGGTCGCACATGCAAGAGATTTGAGATAGCAATAAAGAGATTGAGCACTTCATGGATACGTGGCATCCATGGCAAAGAAGTAGTGATAGATTGATTGTCTATTGAAATCAGCATCAAGACATATTCTTAGTTATCTACGAAGAATCAAGATATCAGCAGAagatatcgtgaaaaaaacTATATTCTTTATATCTAGAAAGCTGCAATAAGAGTAGATATAATTATCTTCAATTGATACCTGATAAGTCTGATGCTACTATCCTGGGAACAATCACGGATGCTGTTTGAGAACCAGAGACCAGAAAGATAATTCTGATTCACCCGAAATCATATCACTGAAAAGATCTCCACCAGTGATACGCTGAAGGAAAGATTTGCAGGGTGAAAGACAGGTTATGATCCAATTCCAATTGGTCAATGGAAACATGGGGGGCCGACCGTTTGCAAGAAGAAGTCTTTCAGGCATCTCATACAACTGGAATTTGTTCTCAGTCCAGATTCCAATAATGTTGAAATGATTCCTTTACTGTGCAGCTCCTGCAAATGTAAGTAAGCTGTCAAAAAATTGCTCTACAGCTAATAAGCTGCTTCCTGCTGATAATTCAGACGATGAACTTCTTACATGCAACTACAACAGGTAAGCCACAGAAACAACTTACACAACTAGGAACCAGAAGAATCCTGACATAACTGTGCTACAGCTAGCTCGAGTGTTTTGATTATAGCACCCCCCACCccaccccccaaaaaaaaaaaaaacgaatcTTTATAAGAATCAAGGATGTCCCACCAAAGGCTAATCTAATCCTGTCCCTCGTTAAACCGTTACTAACAGGTCTGAGACTCATGCTCTCTCCCAACATCAAACCGAAAGAAAACATTGAACAAACACCAAAAACTAGCACTGCATTCAGAAGCATGCATTGTCAGGAATACCCAGGAACCTCACGAAGAACACATCCGAAAAACATGAATAACTTAAGACAGAACTTTTTTTATCACTCATCATCAGGAAATTGAAAACCTCCTGCAGTCCCCTTCtttaaattaatcaaaaccaaccaaaaagatatatattttccgCCCACAAGATAAATATATCCATTAAACACGAAGCTCCCAAAAAGACTAGCAATCAACAGAGACGGAAGAACTGTTCCTTTCAGTCAAGCAAAGCAAACAGGGCACGAAAGGCACGTGGCTGTGCTTTTACCGCCTTCCTTCGCAAGTCAAGCCATCAGCCATCAGAGCagagctgctgctgctgtaggaattttctttttcttctttttttctgagTTAAATTTTCTCTTTGCCTCTTTGGGTTTGGGTTCTTGTTGAAGATCCAGAATAGGCCCATAGAGAGTGGGGCTGAGAAGCTTGCGTCCTCCGACTTAGGCCTAGCCTTGACCCAAAGAAAATGGGGCTTAGCCCACAATTGCTCGACAAATCCGAGGTTCTTCGTCAGAAAGAGTTGAGTTGACGAACGAACCTCCTGTCTCTGCTCTGGCTGGCTCTTTCCTTtcatcctctctctccctctagAAATGGTTCATCCGAGCAAGGAAGAAAGGACAGGAACAAGACTACTGTTTTTACGTACTGTAAAATTGTCAGTTGCATCTCTCTTCTTTCTAATCATTCAAGCTGCAAAATTGTCAGTTGCATCTGTTGCCTATTGAAGCAGCGTTTTTATGAACTGTATTACATACATTGTAGATATAGAAGTAGACAATTGCgactttttcttggtttttcCAGCAGACGTAAGGAAAAAGAATTCAGTGTTGCTCTTGGAATTGTCcagaaaaagataaagattAGCTGTCGGCGCTATTCATGTGAAAACAAAagcggatttcgtgtccatcGCGTCGGACGTGGTTTTATCCTATTCAAGTTTTACTTGTTTTCGACCGACGCGttcacattttctttttgtgacGAGCTTGGTGGGGTTGGTTTAGCTTGAAACGGAAAGCTTTGATTCTTCCAAGTTTCCGATGGTATGATCTTTTATGACGGTCGTAAGAGTCACAAGACAAAACCCACGTGGTTAAACCCTTTCTCGGcggatcttcttcttcttctgtgaAGAGCTTGGATTGAACTTCTGGGTTCTGGTTTTAGAAGCTCGTCTCGCGGGTGATTCATACTTTGGGAGGATTTGCTTGGATATTTGAGTTCGTTTGCTTCTGCATGTTCTTGAAAATCAGAGCTTTTAGTACCagacagaaaaagaaatcttgATTTGGCAGCTTGGTTAGATGTGTGAATGTGGCTGTGTGATTGCCTTGCATATCGTCGGCTGGGGTTGCCTGCTTCTACCTTTTTAGCCATAATTAAGGGTTAGTTTACGTTTAGTGGCAAGAAATTCTCATCTTGCAGATTCAGTTACATCGAACTTGCTGGTTGGAGAAGGAAGTACAAGGATGGTTGGGACTACCGTAGATACGACCATTAATGCCTACTCAAATGGGACTATTCAGAATTCAAATGGTTCTCTGGTAGGGAAGCTCGATGAGCTCCGTGCCCTGATGGGCAAAGCAGAAGGTGACCCCCTTAGGATTGTGGGGGTTGGGGCTGGTGCTTGGGGCAGTGTCTTTGTTGCTATGTTGCAAGAAAGTTATGGCCATTTGAGAGATAAGGTCCTGATTAGGATATGGAGGAGACCCGGTAGGTCAGTTGATAAAGCAACAGCTGAACATTTATTTGAAGTGATTAATTCAAGGGAAGATGTGCTGAGGAGATTAATAAGGAGGTGTGCTTATTTGAAATACGTGGAGGCAAGATTAGGAGATCGGACACTTCATGCTGATGAGATCTTGAAGGATGGGTTTTGCTTGAACATGATTGACACCCCACTTTGCCCTTTGAAAGTTGTGACCAATTTGCAGGAGGCTGTTTGGGATGCTGATATAGTTGTAAACGGGTTGCCTTCCACGGAGACCCAAGAAGTTTTTGAAGAGATTAGTCAGTATTGGAAGGAAAGAGTTTCGATGCCAGTTATTATATCTCTTGCTAAGGGTGTTGAAGCTGAGTTGCAGCCCGAGCCCCGTGTTATAACTCCGACCCAGATGATCAACCGAGCAAGTAAgattcttttatttagtttcttagtttct
This genomic window contains:
- the LOC116198188 gene encoding cytokinin dehydrogenase 6-like, giving the protein MIRFLRQKTNITSILVVRSITLLLLSCTAIRTTVGVISSIPSSLAELPLDGHLSFDELHHIAKDFGNRFQYLPSAILYPKSVSDIALTVEHIWQLGPYSDLTIAARGHGHSLQGQSQTHRGIVINMESLKSPLMKVHRGKSPFVDVSGGELWINILRESLKYGLAPKSWTDYLHLTVGGTLSNGGISGQAFRHGPQISNVHQLEVITGKGEVVKCSEKQNEDLFHGVLGGLGQFGIITQARISLEPAPDMVKWIRVLYSDFETFTRDQERLISEENTFDYIEGFVIINRTGLVNNWRSSFSPQDPIQASEFKSEGRTLFCLEMAKYYKLSDLDTAIKEVERLLSQLNYVSSTLFLSEVPYIEFLDRVHVSEIKLRSKGLWEVPHPWLNLLIPRSKIDIFAAEVFGNILTDTSNGPILIYPVNKSKWDNRTSVVIPEEDIFYLVAFLSSAIPTSTGTDGLKHILTQNTRILDFCERANLGVKQYLAHYTRQEDWKNHFGPHWESFVQRKSAYDPLAILAPGQQIFHKAAPFL